In Blastopirellula sediminis, the following proteins share a genomic window:
- a CDS encoding HDOD domain-containing protein produces MTARPAAEAGYIQQFVERASSLYSLPAVAMEVLELTGRPSIDAAQVKSCIERDPALTIKILRAVNSPLFGLSRQVSDLHQALALLGMKPLKLLVLGFSLPREMLDGVEADSLSRYWSVALTKAVAAREIAEYLGYRNGDEAFIAGLLADIGMLVLMQDLGAPYAQFIRKAEEEAASLLEMEVGTLGFDHIILSSRLLTHWKLPDSVIDSIAAIKPLPLTAPLELANLSETARTLVLADRLADILVGKRLAALPAWVEAIAKYVPSDKTDFENLAVRIEEKVKQLAAVMRVRIDEKASYVDAMLTAYARLAEVASEAALDVARRDPEELELQTAWEEAKELTSAMQSFRQRPLTAAAPEKPSTLKSSPAVATIETAKASPKDVALDKASVARLDFDVQRCRQMREPISVLQLTIDRYDDLLLHAGPDEAIQTWRLLEKAVGAIIGDAGSCFASADAVLMVVLPMQDRMQAVETARRLVAGIRTWSLARAESGRFSPLTISVGAAAIALPPKNFPSGELADAATRCMEVARRSGGDSVKSIEIL; encoded by the coding sequence ATGACCGCCCGACCTGCCGCCGAAGCCGGCTATATCCAACAGTTTGTAGAGCGAGCCAGTTCGCTCTACTCGTTGCCCGCCGTGGCGATGGAAGTGTTGGAATTGACCGGCCGTCCTTCGATCGACGCCGCTCAAGTGAAGAGCTGCATCGAGCGAGACCCTGCGCTGACGATCAAGATCTTGCGCGCGGTGAACAGTCCGTTGTTCGGCCTCTCGCGGCAAGTCTCCGACTTGCACCAGGCGTTGGCTTTGTTGGGGATGAAGCCGCTCAAGCTGTTGGTGCTCGGGTTTAGCTTGCCACGGGAGATGCTGGACGGCGTCGAAGCGGATTCTCTCTCGCGATACTGGAGCGTCGCTCTGACCAAGGCGGTCGCCGCCCGCGAAATCGCCGAGTATCTCGGCTATCGCAACGGAGACGAAGCGTTCATCGCCGGATTGCTGGCCGACATCGGCATGCTGGTGTTGATGCAGGATCTCGGCGCGCCCTACGCACAATTCATCCGCAAGGCGGAAGAGGAAGCAGCGTCGCTGCTGGAGATGGAAGTCGGTACCCTCGGCTTCGATCACATTATTCTCAGCAGTCGGCTGCTGACCCATTGGAAGCTTCCTGATTCCGTCATTGATTCGATCGCGGCGATCAAGCCGCTGCCGCTAACCGCGCCGCTCGAGCTGGCGAACCTTTCCGAGACGGCCCGGACGTTGGTTCTGGCGGATCGTTTGGCCGACATCCTGGTCGGCAAGCGTCTCGCTGCGCTGCCGGCCTGGGTCGAAGCGATCGCGAAATACGTTCCATCCGACAAGACCGACTTTGAAAACCTGGCGGTCCGCATCGAAGAGAAAGTCAAGCAATTGGCCGCCGTCATGCGGGTTCGCATCGACGAAAAGGCTTCGTACGTGGACGCCATGTTAACGGCGTATGCGCGACTGGCGGAAGTCGCCAGCGAAGCGGCGCTCGACGTGGCTCGTCGCGATCCGGAAGAGCTCGAGCTGCAAACCGCGTGGGAAGAAGCGAAAGAGCTGACCAGCGCGATGCAAAGCTTTCGCCAGCGCCCGCTGACTGCGGCGGCGCCGGAAAAGCCGAGCACGCTGAAGTCTTCGCCGGCGGTCGCGACGATCGAAACGGCGAAAGCGTCTCCGAAGGACGTCGCCTTGGACAAAGCGTCCGTTGCGCGACTCGATTTCGACGTGCAGCGTTGCCGGCAAATGCGGGAACCGATCTCGGTGTTGCAGCTGACGATCGATCGCTATGACGACCTGCTGTTGCATGCCGGTCCGGATGAAGCGATTCAGACATGGCGCCTGCTGGAGAAGGCGGTTGGCGCCATTATCGGCGACGCAGGAAGCTGCTTTGCGTCGGCCGACGCCGTCTTGATGGTCGTCCTGCCGATGCAGGATCGCATGCAAGCGGTTGAAACGGCTCGGCGGCTGGTGGCCGGAATTCGCACTTGGTCGCTTGCTCGGGCCGAATCGGGGCGATTTTCGCCGCTGACGATCAGCGTCGGCGCCGCCGCGATCGCGCTGCCCCCCAAGAATTTCCCGTCCGGCGAACTGGCTGACGCCGCGACCCGCTGCATGGAAGTCGCTCGCCGGAGCGGGGGCGATAGCGTCAAAAGCATCGAGATTCTCTAG
- a CDS encoding ZIP family metal transporter encodes MDQFVVLTVYCGLIVAASMLGGALPTMMRLTHTRMQLMMSGVGGLMLGVGTLHLLPHGVAESGLIDLAVGGMFAGILTMFFLMRVFHSHHHAPVEKEYPEVVAEEQATCELEHEHEHKHDHDHHHGGHGHGHCDHDHDAGDPHSVWRWLGIFLGLSLHTLIDGIALAAAVEAAAHVETGFGRLAIGVFLGIVLHKPLDALSITFVMRAGGWSATTMNLINFGYSLMCPIGVVLFYLALGSLDMSWRHYVIGGALGFAAGVFICISLADILPEIQFHSHDKWKLSSALLLGALLAVAIGWLEPPHTQRHQPAPTGGPVTPLALPAPKPAGQQ; translated from the coding sequence ATGGATCAATTCGTCGTACTTACCGTTTATTGCGGCCTGATCGTCGCTGCATCAATGTTGGGGGGCGCGCTTCCCACGATGATGCGACTGACGCATACGCGCATGCAATTGATGATGAGCGGCGTCGGCGGCTTGATGTTGGGAGTCGGAACGCTCCATTTGCTGCCGCACGGGGTCGCCGAAAGCGGCTTGATTGACTTGGCGGTCGGCGGCATGTTCGCCGGCATCCTGACGATGTTCTTTCTAATGCGCGTTTTTCACTCGCATCATCACGCTCCAGTCGAGAAAGAGTATCCCGAAGTCGTTGCGGAAGAGCAGGCTACGTGCGAACTAGAACACGAGCACGAACACAAGCATGACCATGATCATCATCATGGTGGGCACGGTCATGGGCATTGCGATCACGACCATGACGCCGGCGATCCTCATTCGGTTTGGCGCTGGCTGGGAATCTTCCTGGGGTTGTCGCTGCACACGCTGATTGACGGCATCGCGCTGGCCGCCGCCGTCGAAGCGGCCGCACATGTCGAAACCGGGTTTGGCAGACTCGCGATCGGCGTCTTTTTGGGAATCGTGCTGCACAAGCCGCTCGACGCGTTGTCGATCACCTTCGTCATGCGGGCCGGAGGCTGGTCGGCTACGACGATGAACCTGATCAATTTCGGCTATTCGCTGATGTGCCCGATCGGCGTCGTCCTGTTTTACTTGGCGCTCGGCAGTCTCGATATGAGCTGGCGTCACTACGTGATCGGCGGGGCGCTGGGATTTGCGGCCGGCGTCTTTATCTGCATTTCGCTCGCCGACATCCTGCCCGAAATTCAGTTCCATTCGCACGACAAGTGGAAGCTCTCGAGCGCCTTGCTACTGGGCGCGTTGCTAGCAGTTGCGATCGGCTGGCTCGAACCGCCGCATACGCAACGTCATCAACCGGCGCCGACCGGAGGCCCCGTCACTCCGCTGGCATTGCCGGCGCCGAAGCCTGCTGGCCAGCAATAG
- a CDS encoding HlyD family efflux transporter periplasmic adaptor subunit has translation MSEAFENSSPESRPNLHLDTPRRSWFWPILFLLIIAGIGFGAYYLPSSGLLSVDDEATGALTYEVQREQLLVTVTDDGNVESASNIDVKCDVAGGGTILWIVEDGKRVTKGEEIIRIDTSAIEDQLNAQKIVYEKALATKIETQEAYEAAKLAVQEYAEGTFLQTLQQLEASIKIAQQNLTTAEDMLGYSKRMSRKGYVTSLQREADAYAVERAKLDLEVAETSKRVLVDFTKQKTIRELEAARDSAEARMRSEEAAFQLEKARLDRLQKQLANCVIKAPQNGMVVYANESDRRGGSQDTGIAEGTIVREGQTIVRIPDLAKMQVKVTIHESKIDRIRSGMPARIVIQDRTFAGHVTSIANQPEPTGWFSANVKEYATIASIDGTQEGLRPGLTAFVEIQVADIRDALTVPVSAVVEQRGKYFCWVKATLGPERRPLKLGHTNDKLIEVLDGVKEGDLVLRNPRAVVADARMYAEETPAEPGEEEASEEKEAEGQASPSDRPTSGGPTAGPPGGGPGGGAPRLDPFANDADKDGKLSKDEAPEQMKNYFDRIDKDGDGFITRAEMAASRAARERSQQGGGPPGGGGPSGSGGGPPRP, from the coding sequence ATGTCAGAAGCGTTTGAAAACAGTTCGCCCGAATCGCGCCCCAATCTGCACCTTGACACGCCGCGGCGCAGTTGGTTTTGGCCGATTCTCTTTTTGCTGATCATCGCGGGGATTGGGTTCGGCGCGTACTATCTTCCGTCGTCCGGTCTGCTGAGCGTCGATGACGAAGCGACCGGCGCACTGACGTACGAAGTGCAGCGTGAGCAACTGCTCGTCACCGTTACCGACGACGGCAACGTCGAAAGCGCCAGCAACATCGACGTCAAATGCGACGTCGCCGGCGGCGGCACGATTCTCTGGATTGTCGAAGACGGCAAACGGGTCACCAAAGGGGAAGAGATCATCCGCATCGATACGTCGGCGATCGAAGATCAGCTGAACGCGCAGAAAATCGTTTACGAAAAGGCGCTCGCGACCAAGATCGAAACGCAAGAAGCGTACGAAGCGGCGAAGCTGGCCGTGCAGGAATACGCCGAAGGAACCTTTCTCCAGACGCTGCAACAGCTGGAAGCGTCGATCAAAATCGCGCAGCAAAACCTGACCACTGCCGAGGATATGCTTGGCTATAGCAAGCGAATGTCGCGCAAGGGTTATGTCACGTCGCTTCAGCGCGAAGCGGACGCCTACGCGGTGGAACGGGCCAAGCTGGACTTGGAAGTGGCGGAAACTAGCAAGCGGGTGCTGGTCGATTTCACCAAACAAAAAACGATTCGCGAATTGGAAGCGGCCCGCGATTCGGCGGAAGCGCGCATGCGGTCGGAAGAAGCGGCGTTCCAATTGGAAAAGGCGCGGCTCGATCGGCTCCAAAAACAGCTTGCCAATTGCGTCATCAAAGCGCCGCAAAACGGGATGGTCGTCTACGCCAACGAATCCGATCGTCGCGGCGGCTCGCAGGATACGGGGATTGCCGAAGGAACGATCGTTCGCGAAGGGCAGACGATCGTCCGCATTCCAGACTTGGCGAAGATGCAGGTCAAAGTGACGATTCACGAATCGAAGATCGATCGGATTCGCAGCGGGATGCCGGCGCGGATCGTCATTCAGGATCGGACCTTCGCGGGACATGTCACCAGCATCGCGAATCAGCCCGAACCTACCGGCTGGTTTTCCGCCAACGTCAAAGAGTATGCGACGATCGCTTCGATCGATGGAACGCAAGAGGGATTGCGACCTGGTTTGACGGCGTTTGTGGAAATCCAAGTCGCCGACATTCGGGACGCGCTTACCGTACCGGTCTCGGCGGTGGTCGAACAGCGTGGTAAGTATTTCTGCTGGGTGAAGGCGACCCTTGGACCGGAACGTCGCCCACTGAAGTTGGGACATACCAACGACAAGTTGATTGAAGTGCTGGATGGGGTGAAGGAAGGAGACCTCGTGCTGCGTAATCCGCGGGCCGTGGTCGCCGACGCTCGTATGTACGCGGAAGAAACTCCTGCCGAACCGGGCGAGGAGGAAGCGAGCGAAGAAAAAGAGGCCGAAGGTCAAGCGAGTCCTTCCGATCGCCCGACAAGTGGTGGTCCGACCGCTGGTCCGCCCGGCGGAGGTCCCGGCGGCGGAGCTCCGCGTCTCGATCCGTTCGCCAACGACGCCGACAAAGATGGCAAGTTGAGCAAGGACGAAGCGCCGGAGCAGATGAAGAACTACTTTGATCGGATCGACAAAGATGGCGACGGCTTTATCACGCGCGCCGAAATGGCCGCGTCTCGCGCCGCTCGCGAACGATCGCAGCAGGGAGGAGGTCCTCCGGGAGGAGGCGGACCGAGCGGATCCGGCGGAGGCCCGCCCCGTCCATGA
- a CDS encoding ABC transporter permease: MIQRLVSTIRLGFKSLMLHKLRSGLAMLGIMIGVTAVIWLVAMGEGVSYQAQQQIKDLGATNVIVRSMKPSSNSATGSSFIIEYGLTRDDFQRIIEGVPSIRRASPMREIKSDARAGSRESEIQLLGVTPDYRDMNHLSLERGRFISDRDVDRGENVCVLASSAAVNLFAHENPINRFVEIAFNGKTDVYKVIGQTADRTPSAAIGGSLAGRDFNTDVYIPLTTLRNRIGDQVITSRSGSREGEIVQLSQITVTVGEVEEVEEAAAIIEILLEKYHPLGDYAVVVPSELLRQAEMLRMMFNVLLILIAGISLLVGGIGIMNIMLATVTERTREIGIRRALGATQEDVIVQFLAETVVLSAAGGLIGVFFGFGCIPATYLAQAGMERWLPEVWSTLPGTIRDLQPRIALWSILASFLISVGVGVLFGLYPARRAAKMDPIEALRHE; encoded by the coding sequence ATGATTCAGCGTCTCGTTTCGACAATTCGGCTCGGCTTCAAGAGCCTGATGCTGCACAAGCTCCGGTCCGGCCTGGCGATGCTCGGCATCATGATCGGCGTGACGGCGGTGATTTGGCTGGTTGCGATGGGGGAAGGAGTCAGCTATCAGGCGCAACAGCAGATCAAAGATCTGGGCGCGACGAATGTGATCGTTCGCAGCATGAAGCCGTCCTCCAATTCGGCGACCGGCAGCAGCTTCATTATTGAATACGGGCTGACCCGCGACGACTTTCAGCGGATTATCGAAGGGGTTCCGTCGATTCGCCGGGCGTCGCCGATGCGCGAGATCAAAAGCGACGCACGAGCCGGTTCGCGCGAGAGCGAAATTCAATTGCTCGGCGTGACGCCTGACTACCGCGATATGAACCATCTGTCGCTCGAGCGAGGTCGGTTTATTTCAGACCGGGACGTCGACCGAGGCGAAAACGTCTGCGTGTTGGCGTCCTCGGCGGCCGTCAACTTGTTCGCCCACGAGAACCCGATCAACCGCTTTGTCGAGATTGCGTTCAACGGTAAGACCGACGTCTACAAGGTGATCGGGCAGACTGCCGATCGAACTCCGTCGGCGGCGATCGGCGGCAGTCTCGCGGGACGCGACTTCAATACCGACGTCTACATTCCGCTGACGACCCTCCGTAATCGAATCGGCGACCAGGTGATTACGTCACGTTCCGGCAGCCGGGAAGGGGAAATCGTCCAGTTGTCGCAGATCACGGTGACGGTTGGCGAAGTGGAGGAAGTGGAAGAAGCGGCGGCGATCATTGAGATTTTGCTGGAGAAGTATCATCCGCTGGGAGACTACGCCGTCGTTGTTCCGAGCGAACTGCTACGACAGGCGGAGATGCTGCGGATGATGTTTAACGTGCTGTTGATTTTGATCGCCGGGATTTCACTGTTGGTTGGCGGCATCGGCATTATGAACATCATGTTGGCGACCGTTACCGAGCGTACTCGCGAGATCGGCATCCGCCGCGCGTTAGGCGCCACTCAGGAAGATGTGATCGTGCAGTTCCTGGCCGAAACGGTGGTGTTGTCGGCCGCCGGCGGTTTGATCGGCGTCTTTTTCGGATTCGGCTGCATCCCGGCGACGTACTTGGCTCAGGCCGGCATGGAACGATGGTTGCCGGAAGTTTGGAGCACCTTGCCGGGGACGATTCGCGATCTTCAACCGCGCATCGCCCTCTGGTCAATCCTAGCGTCGTTTTTGATTTCGGTCGGCGTCGGCGTGTTGTTTGGACTTTATCCGGCGCGGCGCGCGGCGAAGATGGATCCGATCGAAGCGCTGCGTCACGAATAG
- a CDS encoding ABC transporter ATP-binding protein, with protein sequence MRMAAEFENLQKHYHLGDVVVKALRGVTAAFPEGDFVALMGSSGSGKSTLLNLLGALDRPTSGRYILGGYDVSTLNDRQLSQVRNQLIGFIFQSYNLIAQYTVLENIQVPLQYRPGRPPISKRDVNRCLDLAAQVGLTERLDHRPYQLSGGQQQRVAIARALLNDPAIILADEPTGNLDSKTGKEIMQILGHLNREGRTIIMVTHEADIAEQAKRQIYMRDGLIAGEGIFPG encoded by the coding sequence ATGCGAATGGCGGCCGAATTTGAGAACCTGCAGAAGCACTACCACCTGGGAGACGTGGTGGTGAAGGCGCTGCGCGGCGTGACGGCCGCGTTTCCTGAAGGAGACTTCGTCGCGCTGATGGGCTCTTCCGGTAGCGGCAAGAGTACGCTGCTTAATCTGCTCGGCGCGCTCGATCGTCCGACCAGCGGTCGTTATATCTTGGGTGGCTACGACGTCTCGACTTTGAACGATCGGCAGTTGTCGCAAGTTCGCAACCAACTGATCGGCTTTATTTTTCAGTCGTACAACCTGATCGCGCAGTACACCGTGCTGGAGAACATCCAGGTGCCGCTGCAATATCGGCCGGGTAGACCGCCGATCTCTAAGCGAGATGTGAATCGCTGTCTCGATCTGGCTGCGCAAGTTGGTCTCACGGAACGACTCGACCATCGACCATATCAACTATCCGGCGGTCAACAACAGCGCGTCGCGATAGCGCGGGCTCTGCTGAACGATCCCGCAATCATCTTGGCGGACGAACCGACCGGCAATTTGGACTCCAAGACCGGCAAAGAGATCATGCAGATCCTGGGGCATCTCAACCGTGAAGGGCGGACCATCATCATGGTGACGCATGAGGCGGATATCGCCGAACAGGCGAAACGGCAGATCTACATGCGCGACGGACTGATCGCCGGGGAAGGGATTTTCCCCGGCTAA
- the pilM gene encoding pilus assembly protein PilM: MNTTQKTVDPYKVILRIDDENRPLNAYQILRLDFYEDDATYIQICGERTRKNLQQFFGKIDPPLWRQVYNEVEDAIEILLNPQKKEAYDNELKRSASGAISVNGNGHSNGHSKPHMPVASPSAEAISDKIHCPTCSTLNPPSRKFCGDCGNALYVACAKCGCMNTVHEKFCGGCGVNLAETAQQQQSHLERKFEEAEQLVVEGQHDAACALLREMTRPTHEGEMKFAQRAALRIEQVIQEKEALLARALTVAEEANELFANKQAEKAVALIRQIPQILWHDDLTKIHDKANNVRREIKRLSKEIKLAVAEKRTSRLLPKVERLLELKPHDVSAQRLAERLKKHQQQADVAKRDKLLSKAKEYVSEYRYERAYEVLTEIPEGVRSENFHKYFDQVAELAWIANDVKKSTRIDRPLIGLASRLVKLMPRDRNAMEMLHKMSQKFENRSLRKMERDLNWADPPKRTTLGSPVSLHAGLRQIKSEKLDDNAHFQENRASFYVAIGLALQGLGVTQIDFNLAPAKAGMLGKLAVGSKKIAGDRAWGIDLSNSGLKAVLLSKKKMGEKDNAKVVVVAEDCFHCDHKRPLSRADDADRRGLVQESVEKFIAHLGEAGFKDAIVALGQPASELIGRFLKLPPVDMKKLEKTIHYEARNQIPFPLEELSTGYHVWDAPPKDEDVMEEPGREVAFIATRLLQLQERLAFLKRLGITPHIVQADPIALHNYFHFDDFSDAEKEMNMRETDQTVGILDVGSDASTLVVSGLNSLWFRSLEVGGDSFTRILVRQMSLTFSKAEEMKRQPDTAPEVSKMYEVMDAVFKNLTKEASISISNYTNANSDRPISEVVLVGGGGQLHSLVRLLQYGRQFD, translated from the coding sequence ATGAATACGACTCAAAAGACAGTCGATCCCTACAAGGTCATTCTGCGGATCGACGATGAGAATCGCCCGCTCAACGCCTACCAAATCCTACGACTCGACTTCTACGAAGACGACGCGACCTACATCCAGATTTGCGGCGAACGTACGCGTAAGAATCTGCAACAGTTCTTTGGAAAAATCGATCCGCCCCTGTGGCGTCAGGTCTACAACGAAGTGGAAGACGCGATCGAAATTTTGCTCAATCCGCAGAAGAAGGAAGCCTACGACAACGAGTTGAAACGGAGCGCTTCCGGCGCAATCTCGGTTAATGGGAACGGGCATAGCAACGGGCATTCGAAACCGCACATGCCGGTTGCGTCTCCTTCCGCCGAGGCGATCAGCGACAAAATTCACTGCCCGACCTGTTCGACGCTGAATCCCCCCAGCCGCAAGTTCTGCGGCGATTGCGGCAATGCGTTGTACGTCGCCTGCGCGAAATGCGGCTGCATGAACACGGTCCATGAAAAGTTCTGCGGCGGCTGCGGCGTGAACCTGGCCGAGACGGCCCAGCAACAACAAAGCCACCTCGAACGCAAGTTTGAGGAGGCGGAACAACTGGTCGTCGAAGGCCAGCACGACGCCGCCTGCGCACTGCTGCGCGAGATGACTCGCCCGACCCATGAAGGGGAAATGAAGTTCGCTCAGCGAGCCGCCCTGCGGATCGAACAAGTCATTCAGGAAAAAGAAGCGCTGCTCGCTCGGGCGCTGACCGTCGCCGAAGAAGCGAACGAATTGTTCGCCAACAAGCAGGCTGAAAAGGCGGTCGCCCTCATTCGGCAAATCCCGCAAATCCTGTGGCACGACGATCTCACCAAGATCCACGACAAGGCCAACAACGTCCGTCGCGAAATCAAACGGCTCTCGAAAGAGATCAAACTGGCGGTCGCCGAAAAGCGGACATCCCGTTTGCTCCCCAAAGTCGAACGCCTACTGGAACTGAAGCCGCATGACGTATCGGCCCAGCGTCTGGCCGAGCGTCTGAAAAAGCATCAGCAGCAAGCGGACGTCGCCAAGCGCGACAAACTGCTCAGCAAGGCGAAAGAATACGTCTCGGAGTATCGCTACGAACGCGCCTACGAAGTTCTGACCGAAATTCCGGAAGGGGTTCGCAGCGAAAACTTCCATAAGTACTTCGATCAAGTCGCGGAGCTCGCTTGGATCGCGAACGACGTCAAGAAGTCGACGCGCATCGATCGCCCGCTCATCGGCCTGGCGAGCCGTTTGGTGAAGCTGATGCCTCGCGATCGTAACGCGATGGAAATGCTGCACAAAATGTCGCAGAAGTTCGAGAATCGCTCGCTTCGCAAAATGGAGCGAGACTTGAACTGGGCCGATCCTCCCAAGCGGACCACGCTAGGATCGCCGGTATCGCTGCATGCCGGGCTCCGTCAAATCAAATCCGAAAAGCTGGACGACAACGCCCACTTCCAGGAAAACCGCGCCTCGTTCTACGTCGCGATTGGCCTCGCCTTGCAGGGACTCGGCGTCACGCAAATTGATTTCAATCTCGCCCCCGCCAAAGCCGGCATGCTTGGCAAACTGGCGGTTGGCTCCAAAAAGATCGCCGGCGATCGCGCCTGGGGGATCGACCTGAGCAACTCCGGCCTGAAGGCCGTCTTGCTCAGCAAAAAGAAGATGGGCGAAAAAGACAACGCGAAAGTTGTCGTCGTCGCCGAAGATTGTTTCCATTGCGATCACAAGCGACCTCTCTCCCGTGCGGACGACGCCGATCGTCGCGGCCTTGTTCAAGAGTCGGTCGAAAAGTTCATCGCCCATCTTGGCGAAGCGGGCTTTAAAGACGCGATCGTCGCGCTTGGACAACCGGCGTCGGAATTGATCGGCCGCTTCCTGAAGCTGCCGCCGGTCGACATGAAAAAGCTGGAAAAGACGATTCACTACGAAGCTCGCAACCAGATCCCCTTCCCCTTGGAAGAGCTTTCCACAGGCTATCACGTCTGGGACGCACCTCCTAAGGACGAAGACGTGATGGAAGAGCCCGGGCGTGAAGTGGCGTTTATCGCGACTCGCTTGCTCCAGCTTCAGGAACGGCTCGCCTTTTTGAAGCGGCTCGGCATTACTCCGCACATTGTTCAGGCCGATCCCATCGCGCTGCACAACTACTTCCACTTCGACGACTTCTCGGACGCCGAAAAGGAAATGAACATGCGTGAGACCGATCAGACGGTCGGTATTCTGGACGTCGGTTCCGACGCCAGCACGCTGGTCGTCAGCGGCCTGAACAGCCTCTGGTTCCGCTCGCTCGAAGTCGGCGGCGATTCGTTTACCCGCATTCTGGTTCGTCAGATGAGTCTGACGTTCTCCAAGGCGGAAGAAATGAAACGCCAGCCCGACACCGCGCCGGAAGTGAGCAAGATGTACGAAGTGATGGACGCCGTCTTCAAGAACTTGACGAAAGAAGCGTCGATCTCGATCAGCAATTACACGAACGCCAACTCCGATCGGCCGATTTCCGAAGTCGTCCTGGTTGGCGGCGGCGGTCAGCTCCACTCGCTTGTTCGGCTGCTCCAGTACGGACGCCAGTTCGACTAG
- a CDS encoding DUF1573 domain-containing protein translates to MNKLPLVASVALILGLVCWYYMGESQQTTPVSSTSSVPQSPTDSPTPKADKPATESPASPAPPKPQPKVSIEQNTFNFGAMERFEKSSHVFVIKNEGDAPLQLTIGSSSCSCTIANRETDEAIPPGGSTEIKLDWEIKFRSGPFRQSASILTNDPDRPQLDLVVEGVIASYVAAYPEQLVISSIPLGNSERHDVIVYSMIWSDFDQVEVSSDYPDALVSVVGVEPVDVKSLGIERATAARRVTFEVSDKMPKGEFSLPFEIYATAPESEESKRKEERDYVNVSGKVVGPFRIISDAIDVHGVIELGKFLQKDGKTLPMSFHVRDKQKDVEILEVEAHPAFVTATLEPHSQQGREKGIYTLTITVPPNSPEGDFLAPSYGWIKIKTNNPRIDTMNFRLDFSVMSK, encoded by the coding sequence ATGAATAAGCTCCCCCTGGTCGCCTCCGTCGCGCTCATTCTCGGCCTCGTCTGCTGGTACTACATGGGTGAGTCTCAGCAAACGACGCCAGTTTCGTCGACCAGCAGCGTTCCCCAATCCCCTACCGATTCCCCTACGCCGAAAGCAGATAAGCCTGCGACCGAGTCGCCCGCTTCCCCCGCCCCGCCGAAACCGCAACCGAAGGTTTCGATCGAACAAAACACGTTCAATTTTGGCGCAATGGAGCGTTTTGAAAAATCGTCTCACGTCTTCGTCATCAAGAACGAAGGAGACGCGCCGCTGCAACTGACGATCGGCTCTTCCAGTTGCAGTTGCACCATCGCAAACCGCGAAACGGATGAAGCCATCCCGCCTGGCGGATCCACCGAGATCAAGTTGGACTGGGAGATCAAGTTCAGGTCGGGACCGTTCCGCCAATCGGCCTCGATCTTGACGAACGATCCTGATCGTCCGCAGCTTGATCTGGTCGTCGAAGGGGTCATCGCTTCGTACGTCGCCGCCTATCCCGAACAGCTCGTTATTTCGTCAATTCCGCTTGGCAATTCGGAACGGCATGACGTCATCGTCTACTCGATGATTTGGAGCGACTTCGACCAAGTGGAAGTCTCCAGCGATTACCCCGACGCTCTCGTCTCGGTTGTTGGAGTCGAGCCGGTCGACGTCAAATCGCTGGGCATCGAACGAGCGACCGCCGCGCGGCGCGTCACCTTTGAAGTCTCCGACAAGATGCCCAAGGGCGAGTTTTCGCTCCCGTTTGAAATCTACGCGACCGCTCCGGAAAGCGAAGAATCAAAACGGAAAGAGGAACGCGATTACGTCAACGTGTCGGGCAAAGTCGTCGGTCCCTTCCGGATCATTTCGGACGCGATCGACGTCCATGGGGTGATCGAACTTGGCAAGTTCCTCCAAAAGGACGGCAAGACGTTGCCGATGTCCTTCCACGTTCGCGATAAGCAAAAGGACGTCGAAATTCTAGAAGTCGAGGCCCATCCGGCGTTCGTCACCGCGACGCTGGAACCGCACTCGCAACAAGGACGAGAAAAGGGGATTTACACGCTAACCATTACGGTTCCACCTAACTCTCCAGAGGGAGACTTTCTCGCTCCCAGCTATGGATGGATCAAAATTAAGACAAACAACCCACGCATCGATACGATGAACTTTCGTTTGGATTTTTCAGTTATGAGCAAATAA